In a single window of the Paenibacillus sp. MMS20-IR301 genome:
- a CDS encoding Crp/Fnr family transcriptional regulator, giving the protein MQEYMDKIQNTVLFKGFGNNEVQQALGCLQGTIRDYAKKETIFKPDEYLDSAGIILEGSVLLCKDNSAGMRFIFSELTSGEILGETALRLQQEPSGYEAVAGAGCRILFIKIKQIVRPGQATCHLRGRIIENMLTLLLENNRSVYQKLDLVSHKSLRERILYYLHLQAKKNNSPSFEIPFSRNDLADYLTVDRSALSRELQRMAQDGLIAFNRNQFELLGEGDQVNALRFKD; this is encoded by the coding sequence TTGCAGGAATATATGGACAAAATTCAAAATACAGTCCTTTTCAAGGGCTTCGGGAATAATGAAGTGCAACAGGCTCTGGGCTGCCTTCAGGGGACGATCAGGGATTATGCCAAGAAGGAGACGATCTTTAAGCCGGATGAATATCTGGATTCAGCCGGCATTATTCTGGAAGGCAGTGTCCTGCTGTGCAAGGACAATAGTGCAGGGATGCGGTTCATCTTCTCCGAGCTGACAAGCGGAGAGATCCTCGGTGAGACAGCGCTCCGCCTGCAGCAGGAGCCGAGCGGCTATGAAGCGGTTGCCGGTGCCGGGTGCCGTATTCTGTTCATCAAGATCAAGCAGATCGTGCGTCCCGGCCAGGCCACCTGCCATTTAAGGGGGCGGATTATCGAGAATATGCTGACCCTGCTGCTGGAGAACAACCGGTCGGTCTATCAGAAGCTGGATCTGGTCTCCCACAAATCATTGCGGGAGCGGATTCTGTATTATTTGCATTTGCAGGCCAAGAAAAATAATTCACCCAGCTTCGAAATTCCGTTCAGCCGGAACGACCTGGCCGATTATCTGACCGTTGACCGGAGCGCCTTATCCAGGGAGCTGCAGCGGATGGCACAGGACGGGCTGATTGCGTTCAACCGGAACCAGTTCGAGCTGCTGGGTGAAGGGGATCAGGTGAATGCTCTAAGATTTAAGGATTGA